aaacttggtttcgttgaattcagagtccgtttgcagaagttgtgtcagttttggtgtccttaaaaaagctgcagcggtactaccgcttggaggggatgtaattttttactaccgctattgggagcggtactaccgcggctacttcagtggctacttccgctccggaccaaaaactcgtctcaagtccagcggtggtaggcaccgatgtatttttttagtaccgcgcaagcagtagtaccgctaccctttgaggtagtaccgctacccctagtggtagtaccgtgaggacgagcggtagtaccgctttgtgcgggctgtgagcataacggctggatttttccccacctataaaagggggtcttcttccccaatgaaccatatcctttaagctcgtgttcttcccccattgttgaccttcttcgagcttgctatctctcaatccctccatggattcttgctagttttttggggaaaagagagaggaaatCTAGATCTaagtttccaccaatcactttctcctcaaagtgaggggaaccccttggatctagatcttggagttcttcgtgttctcttcttcattcttcgtTTCATTTTCCTCCCTAccgttagttgctttggtgggatttgcgAGAGAAGGACTTAGGCACTCCGTGTGCcgttgccattgcatttggtgcatcggtttgagttctccacggtgatacgtggaagttacaagttgagaatcttattactcttgggtgcttggtacccttgagcttgttcctcttgggtgcttgggtgccctagacggtttgtggtgttcggagctcaatcattgtggtgtaaagttccgggcaagcatcggggtctccaattaggttgtggagatcaccccgagcaatttgacgggttccgatgaccgcccccaagggttgccaaagtgtacgggttcggtgacagCCCCCAAgcgttgccatttgtacgggttcggtgaccgccctcaagggtcccttactggaatcacggcatcttgcattgtgcgagggcgtgaggagattacggttgccctattggcttcttggggagcattgtgcctccacaccgcttcaaacagagattagcatccgcaagggtgtgaacttcgggatacatcatcgtctctgcgtgcctcggttatttcttacccgagccctttacttatgcactttactttgtgatagccatatcgtttcttgtcatatatcttgctatcacttagttgtttatcttgcttagcataagttgttggtgcacataggtgagcctagttgttgtaggttttgttcttgacaaattaaccgctaggtttattccgcatttgttcaagcctaaaccgtaattattttaaagcgcctattcacccccccccctctaggcgacatcctcgatctttcagcgTGTTACGAATGAAACGCGTCATTTTGTTCAATTTTGATGTTACTACCTTCTGCAATACCTTAGGAGGAAGGCTGGTGCTTCTGATCTACCTCCATCCAAGAGAGATCATGGCCCCCTTCCCCCGTCAGCCGTTCTAGTGATTGGAGGGGCGGGTACCCCCAATTTTTGAACCGACGATGGTAGGGTGAGATTTTTAGTTCGGATTTTGAACCCCACTCGCCAGTAGTGAGGCGATGGTGTCATTGTCGGCATGGAATAAATCTTCCCATCCCATGTTTCGATGGTGGTTCCTCACATTGTTGAGAGGCATGTGGAGGGTAGTGTGCCCTCACATCTGGTTCTCTGAGTCAAGGGTTTTCTTTTGTAAGTTTGCCTCGTTAGTGCTGCCCTGTAGAGTGGATGGCACGACTATGTGTCTTGGTGCCCCGACTACAATGTGTTCCTCGAATCAATCTTACCGGATCTGGGGCATTATATGTGTTTTCTCCAGGCCAGCAATCCTGCTATTCAGATGTTGGGAATGTTAGAAGTACAACTGTGTTTAAGATAGAGATAAGAGAGTTAGAGATAGAATAAGTTAAACATGTACGACTTGCCCTATACTCCAAGTCTTTCTCCTTCACAATGTACTTCTATATATACCGAAAATTCACTATGGGTCGTACTAGCCCATATGAGGCTCAGATCAGTACAATACAAAAATGATATTAGCCATCCTACAATTTTCACACTGAAAATCAAACTTTCACTTTCATGTCGCGTGTTATGAATTAAACGCATCATTCTTTGTTCCATTTTGACATGACCCTTCCGCAATCCGTTAAGAGCAAGCCAGTGCTGCTGATCTACCTCCATCCTAGAGAGATCATGGCCCCCTCCCCCCGTCAATCATTTTGGTGATGGGAGGGAGCAGGGACCACTAGTTTTCTAACCGGTGATGGTGGGGTGAGGTATTTAGATTAGATTTTGATCCACAATCCTTGGTTGGGAGGCCATGGGATCGCCGTCAACATGGAATAAGTCTTCCCGTCTCGTCCTCGTTTTGAAGGAGCTTCGTCGCATGTTGAGAGGCGTGTGGGGGATGGTGCGTCCTCAGATATGGTTCTTGGGTTTTCTTCTACAAGTTAGTCTCGTTGGCGTTGTCCTACAGGGTGGATGGCGTGGCTATGCATCTTGGTGAGTAACGCTACACCCCAAAATTTTATGGGGATTTTACGGAGTGATTTTGGCTTGGCAAGTTGTGATTGGTAAAATTCAGAGGGGTGTGTGTGGAGAGAATTAGTGAAAGGACCCTAAAACTCCTGTAATAGGCCCGTGGTTTTAGCATTTTTGCGTCTTGGTTTACCGGCTCGTTTCGACCGACAATGGTTGGCCAGATTCAGCTTCATTAGGGTGCATGTGAGAGTTGTATTCCTCAAATCAGTCTGGCCGGACGTGGCGCATTATACGGGTTTTCTCGGGGATAGCAATCCGCTATGCAGATGGTCTATATCGACGACTTTTTCACCGCTGCTTCTACAAGTTTCTGAGTTTCAACAAGTTCACTTCGTCAAGACAGAGGTTCATAAGCATGAGGAAGAAGACTCCCGCACCCTAAAAAATGATTACTCCGGCACGGTTTATGTAAGGTGTTTTATGTACTGCTAAGCTTAGTATATGGTGTTTGCCCTTTTATtagaaaaagagaagagaaaaagaaTAGTGACGGGACTATGCATACGCATGGGCATACACAGACACAGGTCCGTCGATCGAGCAGAGCAGTTATTATCCACGGTACTCTTAACTGATGAGATGAATCGACATGCCAACGAACAAGCAAGGAAAGTACGAAGCGATCGATGATCAAACTGACAGCACACGTCCAACGATCCACAGATCTACtgaaaacatgatgcatggatgcgtTATCCTTTTCAGCTGTTCTTTAGAACTTGGCGATGAAGTCGTGGATGTGGTCGCTGACCTCCTGCGCCCGATCCTgctggatgaagtggccggcgccGGGGACGACGACCAGCTCCTCCAGCAGCGGCACGTCCGCCTTGAGCCCGCCCTTGTGCAGGTAGTCCTGGATCCCGGCGTAGTGGTACGTCAGGTCCCCGTCCCCCACGATGAACTTGGTCGGCACCGTCACCTTGGCGTCCGCCCACGGCGCCGCCAGCTCCCAGTTCCGGTCCATGTTGCGGTAGTAGTTGATGGCGCCCGTGAAGCCCGTCTTCTCGAAGGCCGCGGCGAAGTAGTCGATGTCCGCCTCCGTGAGCCACGGCGGGAGCGCCACGTCGGCGTCGTCGCCGCCGTCCTTGGGCTCCTTGCCGGCCGCGCGCTCGCTGAAGCGGTCGCTCAGGATCCGCGTCATCAGGTGCCTCGCGTGCGCCGGCGCGAACTCCTTCTCCGCCACCCCGGGCTCCTGTGTAACTTCGTTGGTTAGCCCAGAGGAGAGACATGCATGGCACagaggaggagatgaagaagagacCTGGAAGCGGCAGACGTAGTAGGTAGGGCCGTAGGCTTGGTTGAAGTAGTCGGTGGTCttgacggcggcggcgccggcgcggaTGAAGACGTGCCGCATGAAGGCGACGCTGGTGTTGACGAGCGCCGTCACCCGGTCCGGGCGGAAGAGGCAGAGGTACCACGCGATGATGGCGCCCAGTCGTGCCCCACCACGAACACCTTCAATCCATGCATCCATCCATCAGAATCAATCAGATTATGGTCAGTAAATATCATCATACGGACCAAAATACAGTAGATTATTTCAGTCTTATCCACTGCATCAACGATGATCGGCACATTATTCTTCTCTCCTTTTTGCCGGCCGGAATAATAACGGCGAGACCGAAAAAATACACGTGCGTGGCCGGGACACAAACAGTGTATAATACTCCACTACACTGTGCAACTATACTACTTAGTGAGTACTATACGATGCACACAGCACATGGCAATGCATCACTCACTGTGGAAGATGCCTCTGACAGCCCTAGTTGTCTACACTCTTTTCTTTCATTGATCGAACGAACGTGGGCTGCCACTGTATACTATAGTCTATACGCACGCGGCACGCCATTTACTCAAAACTTGTGTTACTTTGCAACATCTGGTCAGTCAAAACGAAACAAGTACGCTGACCCCCAAGCATGGATTGATGCTTCCATTTaagccaaaaaagaaaaagaaaaatcagttCACCTATATACCGTTTAATTAAAGAAAGATCACTTGGTCTATCTTCTTATTGTAAATTCTTTCCTtttagtagtatatatatatagtatGTACTAAATACATTTTCCCTACAAATTTACGGAGTATGAATCCTACGTTTTCCCCATAGAAAAGTTGGTTATTCTAGCCAGTCTTGTAGTACAAATTTTGGCAAAAAAAAGACTATACAGCACTGTCAAAAACTGGTAGAGGGAGTATATTTATATCCGCCACTAGAAGGACAAAACAACAAGCAAGGCATCGTTTTCCATCACGTGACAGATCCGCCACTAGAAGAGCAGCCGCCGCCTCTGCACTGTCAACGAAAGAGAGAGAAGGAAAATACTACGTACTGAAAAGAAGAAATAAGATTTGCTTTCAAGTTGATCGCACTCGTGAACGTCACATTCCTGGTGGCGGAGAGCCTTGCTCCGGTGCACCCCCTAACTCAATTTCCTAGGGGTATTCTTGACCCCCGTCATCTATTTTTTCTTCGGCCCGCCGCTGCCCATATCCAAGCCCCGTAGCCCATATCCAAGCCCTGTATAACCCGTATGACCCATACGTATGTATACGGTGACATCCTGAAAAAAAAGGATGACACGACCCCACGACCAGGTAAGACCTGCCGACGGCCGATCCATCAATCACACAGCTCAATCAATCACGCAGATCCATCATTCACGCAGCTCCTCCATCATTCTGGTGAGGTTCTCTAGGAATATCGGCGGCAGCGATCTTATCGCCGGCGATCTCGTCCGAGAGCGCGCGCGGCACCGTCGTCAACCTCCAGCGCTCGCAGGTACCGCATCCCGTTTCCCCACGTTTGTCTCGCTCGCGGCAGCATCAAACGAATTGCCGTTGTTCTCGTCgtagtggttaacctagcggggcGGGCAACCTAGATTTCTGGCGGTCCAGGCCATCGCAGATCTTGTTCTGGTAGTGCTGCTCGTCGTGATATACACAGTGATCACGCGGGCTAAAGTGGGTTTCTTCTTTCTAGGGTTAACCTAGCGATCGGTTGCCGTCGGTTGTGTGCACGACGACTCCGTTATTTGATGCGGCGGCTTACCTAGGTATCCGGCGATCCAAAGTAATCACGACTGGTGCCGTGGGCTAGGAATCTGGCGGCGCATGTTATCATGGGTAGCGCTGGTTCTCGCGATCCAAAGTGATCACGTACTGGATTCGTGGGACGTACCTTAACGCCGCTCGGTGTGGAGAGGGGGGAGGATCCATGGGCGATCAGAGGTCGTTGGCGTCGGTTGTGTGCACGATCTGAACGCCTTCGGTTG
This window of the Triticum aestivum cultivar Chinese Spring chromosome 5D, IWGSC CS RefSeq v2.1, whole genome shotgun sequence genome carries:
- the LOC123121137 gene encoding epoxide hydrolase A-like translates to MDAWIEGVRGGARLGAIIAWYLCLFRPDRVTALVNTSVAFMRHVFIRAGAAAVKTTDYFNQAYGPTYYVCRFQEPGVAEKEFAPAHARHLMTRILSDRFSERAAGKEPKDGGDDADVALPPWLTEADIDYFAAAFEKTGFTGAINYYRNMDRNWELAAPWADAKVTVPTKFIVGDGDLTYHYAGIQDYLHKGGLKADVPLLEELVVVPGAGHFIQQDRAQEVSDHIHDFIAKF